One Oryza glaberrima chromosome 11, OglaRS2, whole genome shotgun sequence genomic region harbors:
- the LOC127755176 gene encoding uncharacterized protein LOC127755176 codes for MADELALAPPPPMAGEQDIPVAVAHLALPDGKLFTFPETAPVPHVHGGGEDSAGYVAACDGWLLFDDDEFDVLRLTSPLTGKTRLLPALSEDTVRIRDNAIEVVGAPWRDGDGDAATQSDAGAEDMSVRKLVMSPYDAGLVAAVVGREHFAKVALCTMEGFSWSLSARDRWRWYDDAAFHSDGRLYALTHGEDLVAFDVGYEDTGEPVVSRVERVVRGDRAARPWHTRTHYLVASRAGPLLMVSRVMPDAGTTRGFAVFVPDMASRRWVEVSRLDAGGEALYVGRLSSRAVPSLDDADKIFFLDDTDGMSFRTERQPRPPYHAAVYDMAGGKVSELLPRQPLVDGKTPVRWLFPDDDDDA; via the coding sequence ATGGCCGACGAGCtagccctagcgccgccgccgcctatggCCGGCGAGCAAGACATTCCGGTGGCCGTCGCGCACCTCGCGCTCCCGGACGGCAAGCTGTTCACGTTCCCGGAGACGGCACCGGTGCCCCatgtccacggcggcggcgaggacagcGCCGGCTACGTCGCGGCGTGCGACGGCTGGCTCctgttcgacgacgacgagttcgACGTCCTCCGCCTGACCAGCCCGTTGACGGGGAAGACGAGACTGCTCCCGGCCCTGTCCGAGGACACCGTCCGCATCCGCGACAACGCGATCGAGGTCGTCGGCGCGCcgtggcgcgacggcgacggcgacgccgccacgcagagcgacgccggcgccgaggatATGTCCGTGCGGAAGCTGGTCATGTCGCCGTACGACGctggcctcgtcgccgccgtcgtcggccgcgaGCACTTCGCCAAGGTGGCGCTCTGCACCATGGAGGGCTTCTCGTGGTCGCTCAGCGCGCGCGACCGGTGGCGGTGGTACGACGACGCGGCGTTCCACAGCGACGGCCGCCTGTACGCGCTCACCCACGGCGAGGACCTCGTGGCGTTCGACGTCGGGTACGAGGACACCGGCGAGCCGGTGGTGTCCCGCGTCGAGCGCGTCGTGCGCGGCgaccgcgcggcgcggccgtggcACACCAGGACGCACTACCTCGTCGCGTCGCGCGCCGGCCCGCTGCTGATGGTGAGCCGGGTCATGCCGGACGCCGGGACGACGAGGGGGTTCGCCGTGTTCGTGCCGGACATGGCGTCGCGGCGGTGGGTGGAGGTGAGCAGgctggacgccggcggcgaggcgctctACGTCGGCCGGCTGAGCTCGCGTGCCGTGCCGTCGCTGGACGATGCCGACAAGATCTTCTTCCTCGACGACACCGACGGCATGTCGTTCCGGACTGAGCGCCAGCCGCGGCCTCCCTACCACGCCGCCGTCTACGACATGGCCGGCGGGAAGGTGAGCGAGCTGCTGCCGCGGCAGCCGCTCGTCGACGGGAAGACGCCGGTGAGGTGGCTgttccccgacgacgacgatgatgcgTGA